The Streptomyces sp. Alt3 genome has a segment encoding these proteins:
- a CDS encoding aminotransferase class V-fold PLP-dependent enzyme — protein sequence MSVPTAAADQAICAPLPVLGADVTVPLVTGGDVTYAALDYAASSPALQRVWDDVAAYAPYYGSVHRGAGYLSQLSTDLFESSRVTVAEFLGCRAEDQVVFTRSTTDSLNLLAAALPADCQVFVFETEHHASLLPWRDARVTYLDAPRTPDQAVATLEKALAARDPHGPALVCVTGASNVTGELWPVRELAAAAHAHGARIVLDAAQLAPHHPVDIAELDVDWVAFSGHKLYAPFGSGVLAGRADWLVDAEPYLAGGGASRKVARRTDGGVDVEWHTTAARHEAGSPNVIGVYSIAAACKALTEAGFDRLVAREQQLVTRVREGLAEVPEVKVLSLFGDDAPRVGVLSFVVEGWNSSHFAAALSAEYGIGVRDGLFCAHPLVRTLLGSEPQDPGECGAPEAAPGERSLNAIRVSFGAGTPDEHIDRFLGAVRELVSKGARWTYRTEEGRCVPDRGAAQV from the coding sequence ATGTCTGTCCCCACCGCTGCCGCCGACCAGGCCATTTGTGCACCGCTGCCGGTTCTGGGAGCTGATGTCACCGTTCCGCTCGTGACGGGCGGAGACGTCACCTATGCCGCCCTCGACTACGCGGCCAGCTCCCCGGCCCTGCAGCGCGTGTGGGACGACGTGGCCGCCTACGCGCCGTACTACGGCAGCGTCCACCGCGGTGCCGGATACCTCTCGCAGCTCTCCACCGACCTGTTCGAGAGCAGCCGGGTGACGGTCGCGGAGTTCCTCGGCTGCCGCGCGGAGGACCAGGTGGTCTTCACCCGCTCGACGACCGACTCCCTCAACCTGCTGGCGGCCGCGCTGCCCGCCGACTGCCAGGTGTTCGTGTTCGAGACCGAGCACCACGCGTCGCTGCTGCCCTGGCGCGACGCCCGGGTGACCTACCTCGACGCCCCCCGCACCCCGGACCAGGCGGTCGCCACACTGGAGAAGGCCCTCGCCGCCCGTGATCCTCACGGCCCCGCGCTGGTCTGTGTCACCGGCGCGTCCAACGTCACGGGCGAGCTGTGGCCCGTGCGCGAACTGGCCGCCGCCGCCCACGCGCACGGTGCGCGGATCGTGCTCGACGCGGCGCAGCTGGCGCCCCACCACCCGGTGGACATCGCCGAGCTGGACGTCGACTGGGTCGCCTTCTCCGGCCACAAGCTGTACGCGCCCTTCGGCTCCGGTGTCCTCGCGGGCCGGGCCGACTGGCTGGTGGACGCTGAGCCGTACCTCGCGGGCGGCGGAGCCTCCCGCAAGGTCGCCCGGCGCACCGACGGCGGTGTGGACGTCGAGTGGCACACCACCGCGGCCCGCCACGAGGCCGGATCGCCCAACGTCATCGGCGTCTACTCCATCGCCGCCGCCTGCAAGGCGCTGACCGAGGCCGGTTTCGACCGGCTGGTCGCCCGGGAGCAGCAGCTGGTGACCCGGGTCCGTGAGGGCCTCGCGGAGGTCCCAGAGGTCAAGGTGCTCTCGCTGTTCGGCGACGACGCCCCGAGGGTCGGCGTCCTCTCCTTCGTGGTCGAGGGATGGAACAGCTCGCACTTCGCCGCCGCGCTCTCCGCCGAGTACGGCATCGGAGTGCGCGACGGGCTGTTCTGCGCCCACCCGCTGGTGCGGACCCTGCTGGGCAGTGAGCCGCAGGACCCGGGTGAGTGCGGCGCGCCGGAGGCCGCACCGGGGGAGAGGTCGCTCAACGCCATCCGGGTGAGCTTCGGCGCGGGCACCCCGGACGAGCACATCGACCGGTTCCTGGGCGCCGTACGTGAACTGGTGAGCAAGGGTGCCCGCTGGACCTACCGCACCGAGGAGGGCCGCTGCGTGCCCGACCGGGGCGCCGCGCAGGTCTGA
- the trpD gene encoding anthranilate phosphoribosyltransferase, whose product MNVVTPDGGGSVADFTWPGVLTPLLRGEDLGTDQTAWAMDRIMSGEATDVQIAGFAIALRAKGETVDEVTGLVRAMYEHAHTIEVPGRTVDIVGTGGDMAKTVNISTMSAIVIAGTGAKVVKHGSRASSSASGASDVLEKLGVNLELTPQRVVAVAEEAGITFCFAVKFHPALRYAARARKELGTQTTFNILGPLTNPARVRSQAIGVADPKMAPIVAGVLADRGNSALVFRGDDGLDELTTTATSRVWIVRDGTVREEAFDPRDVGLRLVPVEALRGADASYNADVARRLLDGETGPVRDAVLLNSAAALVALDPGEGTLNEQLAVGIERAAAAIDSGAAKRALERWVAASNA is encoded by the coding sequence ATGAACGTTGTGACCCCGGACGGCGGCGGCAGCGTGGCGGACTTCACCTGGCCCGGCGTGCTGACCCCCCTCCTCCGCGGCGAGGACCTCGGCACGGACCAGACGGCGTGGGCCATGGACCGCATCATGAGCGGCGAGGCCACGGACGTGCAGATCGCCGGCTTCGCCATCGCCCTGCGGGCCAAGGGCGAGACCGTCGACGAGGTCACCGGTCTGGTCCGCGCCATGTACGAGCACGCCCACACCATCGAGGTGCCCGGCCGCACGGTGGACATCGTGGGAACCGGCGGCGACATGGCCAAGACGGTCAACATCTCCACCATGTCGGCGATCGTCATCGCCGGGACGGGCGCGAAGGTCGTCAAGCACGGGAGCCGGGCCTCCTCCTCGGCCAGCGGCGCCTCCGACGTGCTGGAGAAGCTCGGCGTCAATCTGGAGCTGACGCCGCAGCGTGTCGTCGCGGTGGCCGAGGAAGCGGGCATCACCTTCTGTTTCGCGGTGAAGTTCCACCCCGCCCTGCGGTACGCGGCCAGGGCGCGCAAGGAACTGGGCACGCAGACCACCTTCAACATCCTGGGCCCGCTCACCAACCCGGCCCGGGTCCGCTCCCAGGCCATCGGCGTCGCCGACCCGAAGATGGCGCCCATCGTGGCCGGTGTGCTGGCCGACCGGGGAAACTCGGCGCTCGTCTTCCGGGGCGACGACGGTCTCGACGAACTGACCACCACGGCCACCTCCCGGGTCTGGATCGTCCGCGACGGCACAGTCCGCGAGGAGGCGTTCGACCCGCGTGACGTCGGCCTCCGCCTGGTTCCCGTCGAGGCGCTGCGCGGAGCGGACGCCTCGTACAACGCCGACGTGGCCCGCCGGCTGCTCGACGGGGAGACCGGCCCCGTACGCGACGCCGTACTGCTGAACTCGGCCGCCGCGCTGGTCGCGCTGGATCCGGGCGAGGGCACCCTGAACGAGCAGCTCGCGGTAGGCATCGAGCGGGCAGCCGCCGCGATCGACTCCGGTGCGGCCAAGCGCGCGCTGGAGCGCTGGGTGGCGGCCAGCAACGCCTGA
- a CDS encoding Lrp/AsnC family transcriptional regulator, translated as MITAIVLIKTSVDRIPEIAEAIAALDSVSEVFSVTGTYDLIAMVRVARHDDLADVIPGRISKIQGVEATDTHVAFRTYSQHDLEAAFAIGLDG; from the coding sequence GTGATCACCGCGATCGTGCTCATCAAGACCAGCGTGGACCGGATTCCCGAGATCGCCGAGGCCATCGCCGCGCTGGACAGCGTCAGTGAGGTCTTCTCGGTCACCGGTACGTACGACCTGATCGCCATGGTCCGGGTGGCCCGGCACGACGATCTGGCCGATGTCATCCCGGGCCGGATCAGCAAGATCCAGGGCGTCGAGGCCACGGACACCCACGTGGCCTTCCGCACCTACTCCCAGCACGACCTCGAGGCGGCCTTCGCCATCGGCCTCGACGGCTGA
- the qcrB gene encoding cytochrome bc1 complex cytochrome b subunit produces the protein MSTATETQRKAPAGERVADWADGRLGIYGLAKANMRKIFPDHWSFMLGEICLYSFIIIILTGVYLTLFFHPSMNEVVYHGSYEPMQGIRMSEAYASTLDISFDVRGGLLVRQIHHWAAVIFLAGMFVHMFRVFFTGAYRKPREINWLFGFLLFVLGMFTGFTGYSLPDDLLSGTGVRFTQGAILSMPIVGTYISMFLFGGEFPGTDIIARFYSIHILLLPGIMLGLVVGHLILVFFHKHTQFAGPGKTNKNVVGMPLLPVYMAKAGGFFFLVFGFISVIAAIATINPIWALGPYRPDQVSTGAQPDWYMGFAEGFVRVMPGWEINLWGHTLVLGVLIPLVLFGVVLAALALYPFIESWITGDKREHHILDRPRNAPTRTGLGVAWVTIYFVMLIGGGNDIWATHFHMSLNAISWFVRIAFFVGPVLAFVVTRRICLGLQRRDKEKVLHGRESGTIKRLPHGEFVEIHEPLSPEQLHTLTAHEQYKPYEIGPTVDENGVERKPSALQKLRARLSKSYYGEDNQIAKPTAEEYKEITSGHGHH, from the coding sequence ATGAGTACTGCGACGGAAACACAGCGCAAGGCGCCCGCCGGTGAGCGGGTGGCCGACTGGGCGGACGGCCGGCTGGGCATCTACGGCCTGGCCAAGGCCAACATGCGCAAGATCTTCCCGGACCACTGGTCCTTCATGCTCGGCGAGATCTGCCTCTACAGCTTCATCATCATCATCCTCACGGGTGTGTACCTGACGCTGTTCTTCCACCCGAGCATGAACGAGGTCGTGTACCACGGCTCGTACGAGCCGATGCAGGGCATCCGGATGTCCGAGGCCTACGCCTCGACGCTGGACATCAGCTTCGACGTCCGCGGTGGTCTGCTGGTCCGGCAGATCCACCACTGGGCAGCGGTGATCTTCCTCGCCGGCATGTTCGTGCACATGTTCCGGGTGTTCTTCACCGGTGCGTACCGCAAGCCGCGTGAGATCAACTGGCTGTTCGGCTTCCTGCTGTTCGTCCTCGGCATGTTCACCGGGTTCACCGGCTACTCGCTCCCGGACGACCTGCTCTCCGGTACGGGTGTGCGCTTCACGCAGGGCGCCATCCTGTCGATGCCGATCGTCGGTACGTACATCTCGATGTTCCTGTTCGGCGGGGAGTTCCCCGGCACGGACATCATCGCGAGGTTCTACTCGATCCACATCCTGCTGCTGCCGGGCATCATGCTCGGCCTCGTGGTCGGCCACCTCATCCTGGTGTTCTTCCACAAGCACACGCAGTTCGCGGGACCGGGCAAGACGAACAAGAACGTCGTCGGCATGCCGCTGCTCCCGGTGTACATGGCCAAGGCCGGCGGCTTCTTCTTCCTGGTCTTCGGCTTCATCTCGGTCATCGCGGCGATCGCCACGATCAACCCGATCTGGGCGCTCGGCCCCTACCGTCCCGACCAGGTGTCCACGGGCGCCCAGCCGGACTGGTACATGGGCTTCGCCGAAGGCTTCGTCCGAGTGATGCCGGGCTGGGAGATCAACCTCTGGGGCCACACGCTGGTCCTCGGCGTGCTGATCCCGCTGGTCCTCTTCGGCGTGGTCCTGGCGGCACTCGCGCTCTATCCGTTCATCGAGTCCTGGATCACCGGGGACAAGCGCGAGCACCACATCCTGGACCGTCCGCGCAACGCTCCCACCCGTACGGGTCTGGGTGTGGCCTGGGTGACGATCTACTTCGTCATGCTGATCGGCGGCGGCAACGACATCTGGGCGACCCACTTCCACATGTCGCTCAACGCGATCAGCTGGTTCGTGCGGATCGCGTTCTTCGTCGGCCCGGTGCTGGCGTTCGTCGTCACCCGGCGGATCTGCCTCGGCCTCCAGCGCCGCGACAAGGAGAAGGTGCTGCACGGACGCGAGTCCGGCACCATCAAGCGCCTGCCGCACGGTGAGTTCGTCGAGATCCACGAGCCGCTCAGCCCGGAGCAGCTCCACACGCTCACGGCGCACGAGCAGTACAAGCCGTACGAGATCGGCCCGACGGTCGACGAGAACGGTGTCGAGCGCAAGCCGTCGGCGCTGCAGAAGCTGCGGGCCAGGCTCAGCAAGAGCTACTACGGCGAGGACAACCAGATCGCCAAGCCCACCGCCGAGGAGTACAAGGAGATCACCAGCGGCCACGGCCACCACTGA